The following coding sequences are from one Leishmania major strain Friedlin complete genome, chromosome 36 window:
- a CDS encoding putative poly-zinc finger protein 2: protein MVCYRCGGVGHQSRECTSAADSAPCFRCGKPGHVARECVSTITAEEAPCFYCQKPGHRARECPEAPPKSETVICYNCSQKGHIASECTNPAHCYLCNEDGHIGRSCPTAPKRSVADKTCRKCGRKGHLRKDCPDA from the coding sequence ATGGTCTGCTATCGCTGCGGTGGTGTCGGTCACCAGAGCCGCGAGTGCACGTCTGCTGCGGACTCTGCCCCGTGCTTTCGCTGTGGCAAGCCCGGCCACGTCGCCAGGGAGTGCGTGAGCACGATCACggctgaggaggcgccgTGCTTCTACTGCCAGAAGCCGGGTCACCGCGCGCGCGAATGCCCGGAAGCGCCGCCAAAGTCGGAGACGGTGATTTGCTACAACTGCTCGCAGAAAGGTCACATCGCGAGCGAGTGCACCAACCCCGCACACTGCTACCTTTGCAACGAGGATGGTCACATTGGCAGGTCTTGCCCGACGGCGCCGAAGCGCTCGGTCGCGGACAAGACCTGCCGCAAGTGCGGTAGGAAGGGCCACCTCCGCAAGGACTGTCCGGATGCCTAA
- the HEXBP gene encoding putative universal minicircle sequence binding protein has product MSETEDVKRPRTESSTSCRNCGKEGHYARECPEADSKGDERSTTCFRCGEEGHMSRECPNEARSGAAGAMTCFRCGEAGHMSRDCPNSAKPGAAKGFECYKCGQEGHLSRDCPSSQGGSRGGYGQKRGRSGAQGGYSGDRTCYKCGDAGHISRDCPNGQGGYSGAGDRTCYKCGDAGHISRDCPNGQGGYSGAGDRKCYKCGESGHMSRECPSAGSTGSSDRACYKCGKPGHISRECPEAGGSYGGSRGGGDRTCYKCGEAGHISRDCPSS; this is encoded by the coding sequence ATGTCCGAAACCGAAGACGTCAAGCGTCCGCGCACcgagagcagcaccagctgccGCAATTGCGGTAAGGAGGGCCACTACGCCCGCGAGTGCCCCGAGGCCGACTCCAAGGGTGACGAGCGCAGCACGACGTGCttccgctgcggcgaggagggccACATGAGCCGCGAGTGCCCGAACGAGGCCAGGTccggcgcagctggtgctATGACGTGCttccgctgcggcgaggCCGGCCACATGAGCCGTGACTGCCCCAACTCCGCGAAGCCGGGTGCGGCCAAGGGCTTCGAGTGCTACAAGTGCGGTCAGGAGGGTCATCTCAGCCGTGACTGCCCCAGCAGCCAGGGTGGAAGCCGCGGTGGATACGGCCAGaagcgcggccgcagcggcgcacaggGCGGCTACAGTGGCGATCGCACGTGCTACAAGTGCGGTGACGCCGGCCACATCAGCCGTGACTGCCCCAACGGTCAGGGCGGGTACAGCGGCGCGGGTGACCGCACATGCTACAAGTGCGGTGACGCCGGCCACATCAGCCGTGACTGCCCCAACGGTCAGGGCGGGTACAGCGGCGCGGGTGACCGCAAGTGCTACAAGTGCGGCGAGTCGGGCCACATGAGCCGCGAATGCCCCAGCGCCGGGAGCACTGGCAGCAGTGACCGCGCATGCTACAAGTGCGGCAAGCCTGGCCACATCAGCCGCGAGTGCCCGGAGGCCGGTGGCAGCTATGGCGGTtcccgcggcggcggtgaccgCACGTGCTACAAGTGCGGCGAGGCCGGCCACATCAGCCGTGACTGCCCCAGCAGCTAA
- a CDS encoding putative proteasome beta 5 subunit, which yields MFADFESVMLSNFTLDDCPRVGPFTYHNMDEDTLEEPLSLCSYRRAPQQTTERSPASCDAVTADPLDSSRYLHGENRCWTLTASCPVPRAIPKIDMKKGTTTLAFRFNGGIIVAVDSRASTGQYIASQTVLKVLEINDYLLGTLAGGAADCQYWERVLGMECRLWELRNGSRITVAAASKILANITYAYRNHGLSMGTMLAGWDEFGPSLYYVDDKGSRVKQDLFSVGSGSIYAYGVLDTGYRKDLSVEDACDLARRSIFHATYRDGASGGIVTVYHVHEKGWTKISRDDQTKLYDRYFPSQ from the coding sequence ATGTTCGCTGATTTCGAGTCCGTCATGTTGTCCAACTTCACGTTGGACGACTGCCCGAGGGTGGGTCCCTTTACGTACCACAACATGGATGAGGACACGCTGGAGGAACCGCTGTCGTTGTGCTCCTACCGACGCGCTCCACAGCAGACCACGGAACGATCTCCGGCTTCCTGTGATGCCGTGACGGCCGACCCGCTCGACTCCAGCCGCTACCTCCACGGCGAGAACCGCTGCtggacgctgacggcgtcgtGCCCAGTGCCGCGAGCAATCCCAAAGATTGACATGAAGAAGGGTACGACGACCCTCGCCTTCCGTTTCAACGGCGGCATCATCGTTGCCGTCGACTCGCGTGCGTCGACGGGACAGTACATCGCTTCACAGACGGTGCTGAAGGTTCTGGAGATCAACGACTACCTACTCGGTACGCTtgctggtggtgcggccGATTGCCAGTACTGGGAGCGCGTGCTTGGTATGGAGTGCCGCCTGTGGGAGTtgcgcaacggcagccgcatcactgtcgcggcggcgagcaaGATTCTGGCGAACATCACGTACGCCTACCGCAACCACGGACTTTCGATGGGCACGATGCTGGCCGGCTGGGACGAGTTTGGCCCTTCGCTCTACTACGTGGACGACAAGGGCTCTCGCGTGAAGCAGGACCTCTTCAGTGTCGGCTCCGGCTCCATTTACGCTTACGGCGTGCTTGACACGGGCTACCGCAAGGACCTCTCCGTCGAGGATGCGTGCGACCTGGCACGCCGTTCCATCTTCCACGCGACGTACCGCGATGGCGCCTCGGGCGGTATCGTGACAGTGTACCACGTGCACGAGAAGGGCTGGACCAAGATCTCGCGCGATGACCAGACGAAGCTCTACGACCGCTACTTTCCGTCCCAGTAG
- a CDS encoding putative tRNA pseudouridine synthase A, whose product MVDVEKYFPRAVAHLKAVSASAEATEESRARRWHDTTHEVNADGIVTPRKRAERERRESGLGSFFDEGGLDVRGGMADKLKSGAYGSARDPVERDSPDILKLTGGNARRHGGLRLATESNAAPADQTIEGDRGDAGAYREFGDTPVQLTDMLRERLMELKAGKLREERSETFLPQRLRHRPAEELLMLAQQGEAAGVEAGGRVATLQPTPAALQRKVAQARSRAAASTLADLVPKDEEEEEKAALLGDAARDGARRGACDRAILQDGVSPARVANAMQAVSGTDDSVPGASLHDPLRRLAAIAAITGRRASVFGTGDGASVSAEGVERVGFVHLLRTLPRAGFCSRREAAAIIASGQVRVNNVTERNPFRLVQAEDDVHVAGHQSRLRFAPPRLWMYHKPAHVIVSRSDTAGRTLITKHARILGMDHLVPVGSLPMRAHGILLLTNDGELSRFLENPKSMVQRTYLLRVRPAFDPVLVHKLNTEGVHINGRPYRNAEFFVNPATKSRYSVKVKVRGESMPIAHLMQHLGRTVERGGRISFGPFALSNLAVGSVREVTIPPFYSQHLGAVWQPFIERDWPYFRRQRVSRLRRLCKHRELTPKELEELDNYTYEEVKDALNFESSELQALAEQRAQQLRRARHLGDDMLPLPDDFPKESCRRSVGDVAVDGATAPFADADEDEDEDVIVEDITFLR is encoded by the coding sequence ATGGTCGACGTGGAGAAGTACTTTCCTCGTGCAGTGGCGCACCTCAAAGCCGTTTCAGCATCTGCAGAGGCCACCGAGGAGAGTCGTGCTCGCCGCTGGCACGACACAACGCATGAGGTGAACGCCGATGGCATCGTGACGCCAAGGAAGCGtgcggagagggagcggcggGAGAGCGGACTCGGGTCGTTTTTCGACGAGGGTGGCCTTGACGTGCGTGGCGGCATGGCGGACAAGCTGAAGAGCGGCGCAtacggcagcgcccgcgacCCAGTGGAGCGCGACTCCCCAGACATCCTCAAGCTCACCGGTGGCAatgcgcgccgccacggtggGCTTCGCCTGGCAACAGAGAGCAACGCAGCACCGGCCGACCAAACGATAGAGGGCGACCGCGGCGATGCTGGGGCGTATCGCGAGTTTGGGGACACCCCCGTGCAGCTGACCGACATGCTGCGAGAGCGGCTGATGGAGCTCAAGGCGGGAAAGCTACGAGAGGAGCGCAGCGAGACGtttctgccgcagcggcttcGCCACCGCCCCGCCGAGGAGCTTCTCATGCTGGCTCAGCAAGGCGAAGCCGCGGGGGTGGAGGCTGGCGGTCGAGTTGCAACGTTGCAACCAACGCCGGCCGCCTTGCAGCGCAAAGTTGCACAGgctcgcagccgcgctgctgccagtACCTTGGCTGATCTGGTGCCGAaggacgaagaggaagaggagaaggcagcgctgctgggcgacgcggcgcgggACGGCGCACGACGTGGGGCCTGCGACAGGGCCATTCTGCAAGACGGGGTGTCACCTGCTCGGGTTGCCAATGCAATGCAGGCCGTGAGCGGCACCGACGACTCCGTGCCGGGCGCCTCCCTGCACGATCCACTGCGTCGCTTGgctgccatcgccgccatcaccggACGTCGTGCCTCAGTTTTCGGGACAGGAGACGGCGCGAGCGTCTCAGCCGAAGGGGTAGAGCGGGTCGGCTTcgtgcacctgctgcgcaccttACCTCGAGCCGGCTTCTGCAGTCGACGCGAGGCGGCTGCCATCATCGCGAGTGGGCAGGTGCGCGTTAACAACGTGACGGAGCGCAACCCATTCCGTCTGGTGCAGGCAGAAGATGACGTGCACGTTGCCGGGCACCAGTCCCGCCTGCGCtttgcgccgccgcgactgTGGATGTACCACAAGCCAGCCCACGTAATCGTCTCCCGCAGCGATACGGCGGGGCGCACTCTCATCACcaagcacgcgcgcatcCTCGGCATGGACCACCTGGTCCCGGTCGGCTCGCTGCCCATGCGCGCTCacggcatcctcctcctcacgaACGATGGTGAGCTTTCGCGCTTCTTGGAGAACCCCAAGTCGATGGTGCAGAGGACCTacctgctgcgcgtccgGCCGGCCTTTGACCCTGTCCTTGTGCACAAGCTCAACACAGAGGGTGTTCACATCAACGGACGCCCCTATCGCAACGCAGAGTTCTTCGTCAACCCTGCCACTAAGTCGCGCTACTCGGTCAAGGTCAAGGTGCGTGGCGAATCGATGCCCATCGCGCACCTGATGCAGCATCTCGGCCGCACGGTGGAGCGTGGCGGACGCATCTCGTTTGGGCCCTTTGCCCTCTCCAACCTCGCCGTCGGCTCCGTTCGCGAGGTGACCATCCCACCCTTCTACTCGCAGCACCTGGGCGCCGTTTGGCAACCGTTCATTGAGCGCGATTGGCCCTACTTTCGCCGCCAGCGAGTTTCGCGGCTTCGCAGACTGTGCAAGCACCGAGAGCTCACGCCaaaggagctggaggagcttgACAACTACACCTACGAAGAGGTCAAAGATGCGCTGAACTTCGAGTCGAGCGAATTGCAGGCactggcggagcagcgggcacagcagctgcgacgtGCGAGGCACCTGGGTGATGATATGCTTCCTCTTCCAGACGACTTCCCCAAAGAATCGTGCCGCAGGAGTGTGGGGGATGTGGCCGTCGATGGCGCAACCGCACCCTTCGCAGACGCGGatgaggacgaggacgaggacgtaATCGTGGAGGACATCACTTTCCTTCGCTGA